A portion of the Babylonia areolata isolate BAREFJ2019XMU chromosome 4, ASM4173473v1, whole genome shotgun sequence genome contains these proteins:
- the LOC143281520 gene encoding G patch domain-containing protein 11-like, which produces MSHPSEDEEDYMSDAFLLKCEDKRPGLIFSSKTAKQIERERKQKESNERNKVKPKKVLEHEKRTEGLSTALSANNKGFSLLQKMGYKPGMSLGKKGTGRAEPVPIEIKADRGGLGKAAEAKRKAEEMQAMRARMAVKRQRTEVKQKESFVQHMSSRFASKTVGKDLNTSQTACHHLDTESGYTRPVERFHWPDNWWSLEEKPEGGEEEEEGEEHLQEEEGEEDEDEGQSLTDEEKLQALTFYLRTTYHYCIWCGTKYNDSEDMEANCPGDSAEAHD; this is translated from the exons TGAAGACAAGAGACCAGGGTTAATCTTCTCCTCGAAGACAGCGAAGCAGATTGAACGCGAGAGGAAGCAGAAGGAGTCCAACGAGAGGAACAAGGTGAAGCCCAAGAAGGTGCTGGAGCATGAAAAGCGGACGGAGGGTCTGTCAACTGCCCTCTCCGCCAACAACAAAGGTTTCTCTCTCCTGCAGAAGATGGGTTACAAGCCGGGGATGAGCCTGGGTAAAAAAG GCACAGGTCGAGCGGAACCTGTCCCCATCGAGATCAAAGCGGACCGCGGAGGTCTGGGAAAAGCAGCGGAAGCCAAGCGGAAGGCAGAGGAGATGCAGGCCATGCGGGCGCGGATGGCCGTCAAGCGGCAGAGGACGGAGGTGAAGCAGAAGGAGTCGTTTGTGCAGCACATGAGCTCTCGGTTCGCCTCCAAGACAGTGGGCAAGGACTTGAACACCAGTCAGACCGCTTGCCACCACCTGGACACTGAAAGT GGCTACACAAGACCGGTGGAAAGGTTCCATTGGCCTGACAACTGGTGGAGTCTGGAGGAGAAACCagaagggggtgaggaagaggaggaaggggaggagcatctccaggaggaagaaggagaagaggatgaagatgagGGGCAATCTTTAACC GATGAGGAGAAGCTGCAGGCTTTGACTTTCTATCTGCGGACAACCTACCACTACTGCATTTGGTGTGGGACAAAATACAACG aCTCAGAAGACATGGAGGCGAACTGCCCTGGAGACTCCGCTGAAGCCCATGACTGA